A part of Neodiprion pinetum isolate iyNeoPine1 chromosome 4, iyNeoPine1.2, whole genome shotgun sequence genomic DNA contains:
- the LOC124217930 gene encoding carcinine transporter-like, which produces MKSRPNNRRPGDTQGSDIESTEPLRLDLKSFDDMLPHVGDFGFYQWLLLISLIPYCFTYSVLYFGQFFITLVPTTYWCHVDGLGNLTIEERRNENIPQLLNADPPYETCHRWNDSSAKENSSLVSCTTWEYNLTSIPYKSLAAELDWVCDRSYLVSTAQSIFFCGSIVGGLLFGWLADHKGRIPALVICNGVGLLATVATAYANSFWSFAVIRFFAGLAFDNCINIPLIIVLEYVAVDKRSLVVNGAFGFYFALSSTILPWIAYFVADWRILCYVLAIPFLNAIVTPWILPESSRWYMTSGMSEKVVTKLKRIAQFNKKTPDPAIYDAFMANQEKDDREEQTATVLDLFKTRRLAKHTILVTLFWTLTALAFDGHVYSLKSLSGSVFVSFTLTSATELPAGILLILVLDRWGRRACSFVPTILTAVCSFLMIFIKTGVASLVVAVTARFLLNMAANVALQYAAEVLPTPARAQGVALVHIFGIIAHSTAPYVVEMTHIWDKLPMITLTLVSLVASILVLHLPETMGEDLPQTLQEGEDFCREQNFWSVPCIKKKSRPV; this is translated from the exons ATGAAGAGTCGTCCTAATAATCGAAGGCCGGGTGACACCCAAGGGAGCGACATTGAAAGTACTGAACCTCTGAGGCTCGACTTGAAATCTTTCGATGATATGCTTCCACACGTTGGAGATTTTGGGTTCTATCAGTGGCTCCTACTAATCTCTTTAATTCCATATTGTTTTACGTACTCTGTGCTTTATTTTGggcaatttttcatcactttggTTCCTACTACATATTGGTGTCACGTTGATGGACTGGGAAACTTAACAATCGAGGAAag ACGCAACGAGAATATACCACAATTATTAAATGCAGATCCACCCTATGAGACCTGCCACCGGTGGAATGACAGTAGTGCTAAGGAAAACAGCAGTCTAGTGAGTTGTACCACTTGGGAGTACAACTTGACTTCGATTCCGTACAAAAGCTTGGCTGCTGAG ctCGACTGGGTGTGTGATCGTTCGTACTTGGTCTCTACTGCCCAATCAATATTCTTCTGTGGATCGATTGTTGGCGGTCTACTCTTCGGATGGCTTGCGGACCACAAAGGGCGAATACCTGCTCTCGTTATTTGCAATGGAGTAGGTCTACTTGCTACAGTCGCCACCGCCTATGCTAATTCCTTTTGGAGCTTCGCCGTCATCAGATTTTTCGCTGGACTAGCGTTTGACAACTGCATCAACATTCCGCTGATTATTG TACTGGAGTACGTGGCAGTGGATAAACGTAGTCTAGTGGTTAACGGTGCCTTTGGATTTTACTTTGCGCTGTCAAGTACAATTTTACCATGGATAGCCTATTTCGTCGCAGACTGGAGAATTCTATGCTACGTGCTTGCAATTCCATTTCTAAATGCCATAGTCACGCCATGGATACTTCCAGAAAGTTCCAG GTGGTACATGACCTCTGGTATGTCGGAAAAAGTtgtaacaaaattgaaaagaatcgCACAATTCAATAAGAAGACTCCAGATCCTGCTATTTACGATGCATTTATG GCCAATCAGGAGAAAGACGACCGTGAGGAGCAAACGGCTACGGTCCTAGACTTATTTAAAACACGACGCCTGGCGAAACATACGATTCTTGTTACTCTGTTCTG GACACTGACAGCATTGGCTTTTGATGGGCACGTTTATTCCCTGAAATCGCTATCAGGATCCGTGTTTGTGTCATTTACACTTACAAGCGCAACTGAATTGCCAGCTGGGATTCTTCTTATTCTGGTATTAGATCGATGGGGCAGACGTGCTTGCTCTTTCGTTCCAACAATTTTGACAGCGGTTTGCAGTTTTTTAATGATATTCATAAAAACAG GCGTTGCATCATTGGTGGTTGCAGTGACTGCTAGGTTTTTGTTGAACATGGCAGCAAACGTTGCTCTGCAATATGCAGCTGAAGTATTACCGACACCCGCTCGTGCCCAAGGCGTTGCCCTTGTTCATATTTTTGGCATCATTGCACATTCGACGGCACCTTACGTTGTCGAAATG ACACACATATGGGACAAACTACCAATGATAACGCTTACGCTAGTGTCACTTGTAGCATCAATTCTAGTGCTGCATTTACCTGAAACTATGGGGGAGGATTTGCCACAGACTCTTCAAGAAGGTGAAGACTTTTGTAGAGAGCAAAACTTTTGGTCTGTACCTTGtattaaaaagaaatcgaGGCCCGTTTGA
- the LOC124217934 gene encoding uncharacterized protein encodes MSEIDAKVNMSLDEIIKMEKKDKKNKKTTPPNKKGNIKRNRAGNVRGRGGFRGRGARNANQNGTPAKASQSWRLNRNQNQNIVQGGYVKRRYNKNGGLVRSRSNLNLNVKRGGPNNTTRGGLMSRRGRGGRAGLNRSRSRINLTFTQRGFYTGNNNNNNNKNLLKRTNSLPNLRDPTSVHNRLGYQSPAQAAYRNRVKRAKQVLLQRQNQRLNHPNEFRLPQVGKSLTTLQQRALERRQQILTSQRRYNTGGLRSDQIVRAQRRAQYLQKLMRMNTPRMNTGQNVNFMCTLGNDYVREIRQRSMSLSRNQGGNVSNLRQLPRGRSPFRQSMQSLNMVGRAPLFAQQQRRSRSRSRSRSRNRNIPIADPGTDVDDRTFSEVMYSLSGNLGVTGRTLNDRFSF; translated from the exons atgTCCGAGATTGACGCGAAAGTGAACATGTCCCTCG ATGAGATCATAAAGATGGAGAAAAaggataaaaagaataaaaagacaACACCTCCGAATAAAAAAGGCAATATCAAACGCAATCGCGCAGGTAACGTGCGGGGCCGAGGTGGTTTCAGAGGCCGTGGCGCGAGGAATGCCAATCAAAACGGTACTCCTGCAAAAGCAAGTCAGTCATGGCGTCTAAATCGCAATCAGAATCAGAATATCGTCCAAGGTGGCTATGTTAAACGACGTTACAACAAAAATGGTGGCCTGGTCAGATCGAGAAGCAATTTAAACTTGAACGTAAAACGCGGCGGGCCAAATAATACTACCAGAGGTGGCTTGATGTCGCGTCGAGGTCGAGGCGGCAGGGCTGGACTAAACCGCAGCAGGAGCCGCATAAATTTAACTTTCACTCAGAGAGGATTTTATACTGgaaacaataacaacaacaacaacaaaaatctGTTGAAAAGAACAAACAGTTTGCCTAATTTGAGAGATCCCACCTCCGTGCATAACAGATTGGGATACCAGAGCCCCGCACAGGCTGCTTATCGGAATCGTGTGAAACGAGCTAAACAAGTACTCCTGCAACGTCAAAATCAGAGATTGAATCATCCAAATGAATTCAGA CTGCCGCAAGTTGGTAAATCCCTGACGACACTTCAGCAGAGAGCATTGGAGCGACGCCAACAAATACTTACATCTCAACGACGCTACAACACTGGAGGCTTACGCTCTGACCAGATAGTACGTGCCCAACGACGGGCTCAGTACCTACAGAAACTAATGAGGATGAA TACCCCACGGATGAACACTGGTCAGAATGTTAATTTCATGTGCACTCTTGGAAATGACTACGTGCGTGAAATTCGTCAACGATCAATGAGTCTGTCTCGAAACCAGGGCGGAAATGTAAGCAACCTGCGCCAATTACCTCGGGGACGCTCTCCATTCAGGCAAAGCATGCAAAGCTTGAACATG GTTGGCCGAGCTCCACTTTTTGCCCAGCAACAGAGGCGTTCCCGCTCCAGATCACGTTCCCGCTCTCGTAATCGCAACATCCCTATCGCTGACCCAGGAACTGATGTCGATGATCGTACTTTCAGTGAAGTTATGTACAGTTTGTCTGGGAACCTTGGTGTAACCGGAAGGACACTTAACGATAGATTCAGTTTCTAA
- the LOC124217302 gene encoding succinate--CoA ligase [ADP-forming] subunit beta, mitochondrial-like has protein sequence MLPRVPFLSRIFTHPGRLKIPSCLMRPPVRSLNVHEHVAYKLLKEGGIPTPKFGVAKTPDEASKYASDLNTQDIVLKAQVLAGGRGKGFFKGSNIGGVKMCETPEEAKDLANKMLGKLLVTKQTGADGRICNAVMVTTRMYPRREFYLAVLLERTFGGPVVIASSQGGVDIEEVAATNPNAITYEPIDIEEGISGEQAERIAVKMGLETVKNEMAEIICNLYELFLAKDALLLEINPFAEDMVTGNYVALDCKCRFDDNAEFRQKELFALRDWTQEDPREVAAAKYDLNYIALDGNIGCMVNGAGLAMATMDIIKLNGGDPANFLDLGGGATLETVKEAFKIITSDPKVDAILVNIFGGIMKCDIVAQGLIAASTDLKIDIPIVVRLQGTNVKEAKALMAAEKDAKIVSNDDLSAAAYTVVTMSKIVKLARSINVKLKMEVQDEDKSSGRKKCQ, from the exons atgtTGCCACGAGTTCCCTTCTTGTCACGGATCTTCACGCATCCAGGTAGACTCAAG ATCCCATCATGTCTGATGCGACCACCGGTAAGAAGTTTGAACGTGCACGAGCACGTGGCATACAAATTACTTAAGGAAGGTGGTATTCCCACTCCGAAATTCGGAGTAGCCAAAACACCCGATGAAGCTTCTAAATATGCCAGCGATCTGAATACACAGGATATCGTTTTGAAAGCTCAAGTCCTTGCCGGAGGTCGAGGGAAGGGATTTTTTAAAGGATCCAACATCGGCGGTGTCAAGATGTGTGAAAC gccAGAGGAGGCAAAAGATCTTGCAAATAAAATGCTGGGTAAATTACTTGTTACAAAACAAACGGGTGCCGATGGACGAATATGCAATGCCGTGATGGTAACGACACGAATGTATCCTCGCAGAGAATTTTATTTAGCCGTTTTACTCGAGCGAACCTTTGGT GGCCCAGTAGTGATTGCTTCGAGTCAGGGAGGCGTCGACATCGAAGAAGTAGCTGCGACAAACCCGAATGCTATAACGTACGAACCCATTGATATAGAGGAAGGAATTTCCGGAGAACAAGCAGAGCGTATTGCTGTAAAAATGGGTCTCGAAACAGTTAAGAATGAGATGGCCGAGATTATATGCAATCTGTATGAGTTGTTTCTTGCAAAGGACGCGCTCCTCCTTGAAATCAATCCATTCGCTGAAGATATGGTAACCGGAAATT acgTTGCGCTAGATTGCAAATGCAGATTTGATGACAATGCAGAATTCCGACAAAAGGAATTATTTGCGCTTCGAGATTGGACCCAAGAAGATCCAAGAGAGGTTGCCGCTGCTAAGTACGATTTGAACTACATCGCTCTTGATGGCAATATTGGTTGCATGGTGAATGGGGCTGGATTGGCTATGGCTACAATGGATATCATTAAGTTAAACGGAGGAGACCCAGCCAATTTCCTTGATCTTGGTGGTGGTGCAACCTTAGAAACGGTCAAGGAGGCTTTCAAGATCATTACTTCTGATCCGAAA GTAGATGCGATTTTAGTGAATATATTCGGAGGAATCATGAAATGTGATATTGTGGCTCAGGGACTTATTGCTGCATCAACCGACCTCAAAATTGATATTCCCATAGTAGTAAGATTACAG GGAACTAATGTCAAAGAGGCAAAGGCTCTGATGGCGGCAGAAAAAGATGCTAAGATAGTTTCAAATGACGACCTTTCAGCTGCAGCTTATACCGTTGTCACAATGTCGAAGATTGTAAAATTGGCAAGATCCATTAATGTGAAGCTTAAAATGGAGGTACAAGATGAAGACAAAAGCTCCGGCAGAAAAAAGTGTcaataa